The DNA segment CTCGGCGTGGGCATGCACAGCGTGATCCCCATCCTGTTCGTGGTGTCCGTGGAGGCGGCCCGGCACGCGGTCGGCCGGATCGCCGACATCACCGCGGACAAGCACATGGAGGGCGTCCGCCTCACCCGGTGGCTGCTCTCGCCGATACCCACGTTCCTGCTGTGGCGGCGGATGAAGCTGTGGGAACTGCGTTCCTACGACCAGGTCATCAAGCTGGAGCAGGAACGTCTCGTCTACCAGGCCCGCATGCGCTCCCGCTTCGGCCGGAGCTGGCGCCGCAAGGCCCCGGTGGAGTCCCTGATGCCGCTGCGCCTGGCCAAGTTCGGCGTCCCCCTCGCCGAGACGGCCCCGGCGGGTCTGGCGGCGGCCGGCATCGAACCGGCGCTGATCCCGCCGGCCCCCGAGCCCCGGGGCGGCGTGGACGGTCCGGCCGCCGGAGCACCGGCGCTCCCCCTGCAGAAGGCGGCGCCGTCCGCCGAGCAGCGCCCCGAGCTGACGGGCGGCCCCGGTCGCCTCGACGCCTTCGGTGACGAGGGCGACGGCGGCGCGTACGACGAGACCCACCCCGACGCGCAGGCCTCCCAGGCCTTCCTCGGCCCCCGCGACGCCCGCGACGCCCGCCGCCCCCGCGATGTCCCGGACGCGGAGGCCGTGTCCCCGCACGAGCAGCAGCCGGCCGACCCGGACCAGAACCTGTGGCTGCAGGCCCGGGACCCGCAGTCCGTCGAGTACCACGGCGGCTACGACCCCACCTACGACCCCGCC comes from the Streptomyces sp. KMM 9044 genome and includes:
- a CDS encoding DUF2637 domain-containing protein; the protein is MAAPIQLTRTHRILIGVVVAGAVVIAGIGFAGSYAAVRELALQKGFGNFSYVFPIGIDAGICVLLALDLLLTWIRIPFPLLRQTAWLLTAATIAFNGAAAWPDPLGVGMHSVIPILFVVSVEAARHAVGRIADITADKHMEGVRLTRWLLSPIPTFLLWRRMKLWELRSYDQVIKLEQERLVYQARMRSRFGRSWRRKAPVESLMPLRLAKFGVPLAETAPAGLAAAGIEPALIPPAPEPRGGVDGPAAGAPALPLQKAAPSAEQRPELTGGPGRLDAFGDEGDGGAYDETHPDAQASQAFLGPRDARDARRPRDVPDAEAVSPHEQQPADPDQNLWLQARDPQSVEYHGGYDPTYDPADDPQYAAWVAEQERADQYRGQFEEAPPVREPSPEDTGTFPIPVGPGRTRELGEGGGPPEPPAPDDDSYYQVFKQSISGSGYPTPREFGDNVRATYGHSLLDAEAKRMVLDFQNRHSAELEEDHIA